In Desulfuribacillus stibiiarsenatis, one genomic interval encodes:
- a CDS encoding GNAT family N-acetyltransferase — MNTIQLHPIQNEHIPELQTLFFSCNDYFQLVEGRGVCGCRAETEMVTNYGDTPLKRFGIFENTMLIGAIFFAEGYPREEQVAITILLIHPDYRGKGIGEIAVQHIESYALDRGSDSIVVGIDTENKQAEKFWMRHGYRATGETEQYNQIFRNREVHYFEKKLVG; from the coding sequence TTGAATACGATACAATTACATCCAATACAAAATGAGCACATTCCTGAGTTGCAAACACTATTTTTCTCTTGCAATGACTACTTCCAGCTAGTTGAAGGTAGAGGAGTATGCGGTTGTCGAGCGGAAACGGAAATGGTCACGAACTATGGGGATACACCATTAAAGCGTTTCGGGATTTTTGAGAATACTATGCTTATCGGAGCGATTTTTTTTGCGGAAGGATATCCGAGGGAGGAACAAGTGGCTATCACGATTTTACTCATCCACCCAGATTATCGTGGTAAGGGAATAGGCGAAATAGCAGTTCAACATATAGAATCATATGCACTTGATCGTGGAAGCGATAGTATAGTAGTGGGCATCGATACTGAAAATAAGCAGGCAGAGAAGTTTTGGATGCGACATGGTTATCGCGCTACTGGTGAGACCGAGCAGTACAATCAGATTTTTAGAAATCGTGAAGTGCATTACTTCGAAAAAAAGCTTGTAGGTTAA